One segment of Polaribacter huanghezhanensis DNA contains the following:
- the rplQ gene encoding 50S ribosomal protein L17 — MRHGKKFNHLGRKTAHRKAMLANMSCSLIEHKRINTTEAKAKALRRFVEPLLTKSKNDTTHNRRVVFSYLRDKYAVTELFKEISVKIADRPGGYVRIIKLGNRQGDNAPMAMVELVDYNEIYNPNGKKAKKTTRRGKKKADTVVDVAETETPETSEE, encoded by the coding sequence ATGAGACACGGTAAGAAATTTAACCACTTAGGAAGAAAGACAGCACATAGAAAAGCGATGTTAGCGAATATGTCTTGTTCATTAATTGAGCACAAACGTATTAACACAACAGAAGCAAAAGCAAAAGCACTACGTAGATTCGTAGAGCCTTTACTTACAAAATCTAAGAACGATACTACTCACAACCGTCGTGTTGTATTTAGTTACCTTAGAGATAAATATGCTGTTACAGAATTATTCAAAGAAATATCTGTGAAGATTGCAGATAGACCAGGAGGATATGTACGTATCATTAAATTAGGGAATCGTCAAGGAGATAATGCTCCTATGGCAATGGTAGAATTAGTTGATTACAACGAAATTTACAATCCTAACGGTAAGAAAGCTAAGAAAACTACTCGTAGAGGGAAGAAGAAAGCTGATACTGTTGTTGATGTTGCAGAAACCGAAACACCAGAAACTTCTGAAGAATAA
- the rpsD gene encoding 30S ribosomal protein S4: MARYTGPKTKIARKFGEAIFGDDKNFEKRNYPPGQHGNAKRRGKKSEYATQLQEKQKAKYSYGILERQFSNLFKKAQRAGGITGEVLLQLCESRLDNVVYRLGIANSRSAARQLVSHRHITVNGEILNIPSHTLKDGDVVAVREKSKSLVAIESALASNSNVYEWLTWNSDLLSGTFVKAPERVQIPENIKEQLIVELYSK, from the coding sequence ATGGCAAGATATACAGGACCAAAAACTAAAATTGCCCGTAAATTCGGAGAAGCAATTTTCGGAGATGATAAAAACTTTGAAAAAAGAAATTATCCTCCAGGGCAACATGGAAACGCAAAAAGAAGAGGTAAAAAATCTGAATATGCTACCCAATTGCAAGAAAAACAAAAAGCAAAATACTCTTATGGTATTTTAGAACGTCAATTCTCTAACTTGTTTAAAAAAGCTCAAAGAGCCGGTGGTATTACTGGTGAGGTTTTATTACAGTTATGTGAATCTCGTTTAGACAATGTAGTATACCGTTTAGGTATCGCAAATTCTCGTAGCGCAGCACGTCAATTAGTTTCTCACCGTCACATTACTGTGAACGGAGAAATTTTAAACATTCCTTCACACACTTTAAAAGATGGTGATGTTGTAGCGGTTAGAGAAAAATCTAAATCTTTGGTTGCAATTGAAAGCGCTTTAGCTTCTAATAGTAACGTGTACGAATGGTTAACTTGGAACTCTGATTTATTATCAGGTACGTTTGTAAAAGCACCAGAAAGAGTACAAATTCCAGAGAATATCAAAGAGCAATTAATAGTAGAGTTATACTCTAAATAA
- the rplR gene encoding 50S ribosomal protein L18 encodes MALSKLERRQRIKNRIRKVVSGTAAQPRLSVFRSNKEIYAQLVDDVTGVTLVAASSRDKDVATGSKLETAASVGKSIAEKAMKAGVETISFDRNGYLYHGRIKVLAEAAREAGLKF; translated from the coding sequence ATGGCATTATCAAAGCTTGAAAGAAGACAAAGAATTAAAAATAGAATTAGAAAAGTTGTTTCTGGTACTGCGGCTCAGCCAAGGTTATCTGTTTTTAGAAGTAATAAAGAAATATATGCTCAATTAGTAGATGACGTTACTGGTGTTACATTGGTAGCTGCTTCTTCTAGAGATAAAGATGTTGCAACAGGTTCTAAATTAGAAACTGCTGCATCAGTTGGAAAATCAATAGCAGAAAAAGCTATGAAAGCTGGTGTAGAAACAATTTCTTTTGATAGAAATGGGTATTTATATCATGGTAGAATAAAAGTATTAGCAGAAGCTGCTAGAGAAGCTGGTTTAAAATTTTAA
- the secY gene encoding preprotein translocase subunit SecY: MKLINTLRDIWKIEELKQKLILTLGLIAVYRFMAQVPLPGIDPLQLASLKSQTSTGLLGLLNAFTGGAFSRASIMALGIMPYISASIVVQLMGIAVPYLQKLQKDGESGRKKITQITRWLTIGITLVQAPTYITAIKTSFGLPEQAFLVPGGAFWFSSIILLTAGTVFAMWLGERITDKGVGNGISLLITVGILARFPSAFVQELVAKTSNAGAGGFMMILLEIFVWFVVILLTVLLVTAVRKIAVQYARRTVVGDIKDVAGARQYIPLKLNAAGVMPIIFAQAIMFLPVALARKYPMLSELQDIHGLWYNVLFAVLIIVFSYFYTAITIPTNKMADDLKRSGGFIPGIKPGSDTAERLDSVLSRITFPGSLFLAALSILPAIAYQFGVQQSWAMFYGGTSLIIMVGVAIDTIQQINSYLLNSHYDGLMKTGTSRKALK, translated from the coding sequence ATGAAGTTGATAAATACTTTAAGAGACATTTGGAAAATAGAAGAGCTTAAACAAAAGCTTATTTTAACGTTAGGTTTAATCGCTGTGTATCGTTTTATGGCTCAGGTTCCATTACCTGGAATTGATCCATTACAATTAGCATCTTTAAAATCTCAAACTTCTACGGGTCTTTTAGGATTATTAAATGCATTTACTGGAGGAGCATTTTCTAGAGCGTCTATCATGGCACTTGGAATTATGCCATACATTTCTGCTTCTATTGTAGTTCAATTAATGGGAATCGCGGTTCCATATTTACAAAAACTACAAAAAGACGGAGAAAGTGGAAGAAAGAAAATTACACAAATTACTCGTTGGTTAACAATTGGTATTACATTAGTGCAAGCACCAACTTATATAACTGCGATTAAAACATCATTTGGTTTACCAGAACAAGCATTTTTAGTTCCTGGTGGAGCATTTTGGTTCTCATCAATTATATTGTTAACAGCAGGTACTGTTTTTGCGATGTGGTTAGGAGAACGAATTACAGACAAAGGTGTTGGTAATGGAATATCATTATTAATTACTGTCGGGATTCTTGCAAGATTTCCATCAGCATTTGTACAAGAATTAGTTGCTAAAACTTCTAATGCAGGAGCTGGAGGATTTATGATGATTTTGTTAGAAATTTTTGTTTGGTTTGTGGTGATTTTATTAACTGTTTTATTAGTAACAGCCGTTCGAAAAATTGCTGTACAATATGCTAGAAGAACAGTTGTTGGAGATATTAAAGATGTAGCCGGAGCAAGACAATACATTCCGTTAAAGCTAAATGCAGCAGGTGTAATGCCAATCATTTTTGCACAGGCAATTATGTTTTTGCCAGTAGCTTTAGCAAGAAAATACCCAATGTTAAGTGAATTGCAAGATATTCATGGATTGTGGTACAATGTGTTATTTGCAGTATTAATTATTGTATTTAGTTATTTTTATACAGCAATTACAATACCTACAAATAAAATGGCCGATGACTTAAAAAGAAGTGGTGGTTTTATACCAGGAATTAAACCAGGAAGTGATACTGCAGAAAGATTAGATTCTGTATTATCTAGAATTACGTTCCCAGGATCGTTATTCTTAGCAGCTTTATCTATTTTGCCAGCAATTGCGTATCAATTTGGAGTACAACAAAGTTGGGCAATGTTTTATGGTGGAACATCATTGATTATTATGGTAGGAGTTGCAATTGATACCATTCAACAAATTAACTCGTATTTATTAAACAGTCATTATGATGGTTTAATGAAAACAGGAACTAGTAGAAAAGCATTAAAATAA
- the ykgO gene encoding type B 50S ribosomal protein L36: MKVRASVKKRSADCKIVRRKGRLYVINKQNPRFKQRQG, encoded by the coding sequence ATGAAAGTTAGAGCATCAGTTAAGAAAAGAAGTGCCGACTGCAAAATAGTTCGCAGAAAAGGTAGATTATATGTGATTAATAAACAAAATCCTAGATTTAAACAAAGACAAGGGTAA
- the rplF gene encoding 50S ribosomal protein L6: protein MSRIGKNPVSIPAGVELNIDGNVVTVKGKLGELSQEISGDITVKIEGDTVILNRPSDSKPHKSAHGLYRSLVFNMIEGVSKGWTKDLELVGVGYRASNQGQKLDLALGFSHNIVLELAPEVKVETVSEKGKNPIVKLTSHDKQLVGQIAAKIRSFRAPEPYKGKGVKFVGEQLRRKAGKSA, encoded by the coding sequence ATGTCAAGAATAGGAAAAAACCCAGTAAGCATTCCAGCCGGAGTTGAATTAAACATCGATGGAAATGTAGTAACGGTAAAAGGAAAGTTAGGAGAATTATCTCAAGAGATTTCTGGCGATATTACTGTAAAGATAGAAGGTGATACTGTTATTTTAAACAGACCATCTGATAGCAAACCTCATAAATCTGCTCACGGATTATATAGATCATTAGTATTTAATATGATTGAAGGAGTTAGTAAAGGTTGGACTAAAGATTTAGAATTAGTTGGGGTAGGTTATAGAGCTTCAAACCAAGGACAAAAATTAGATTTAGCATTAGGTTTTTCTCATAATATTGTTTTAGAATTAGCTCCAGAAGTTAAGGTAGAAACAGTATCTGAAAAAGGGAAAAACCCAATCGTTAAATTAACTTCTCATGATAAACAATTGGTTGGTCAAATTGCCGCAAAGATTCGTTCTTTCCGTGCACCAGAGCCATACAAAGGTAAAGGAGTTAAATTTGTAGGAGAACAATTAAGAAGAAAAGCAGGTAAATCTGCATAA
- the rpsK gene encoding 30S ribosomal protein S11 — MAKASTKKRKVIVESVGEAHITASFNNIIISLTNKKGDVISWSSAGKQGFRGSKKNTPYAAQTAAEDCARVAHEAGLRKVKVFVKGPGNGRESAIRTLHNNGIEVTEIIDVTPAPHNGCRPPKRRRV, encoded by the coding sequence ATGGCTAAAGCAAGTACAAAAAAGCGTAAAGTTATTGTTGAATCTGTTGGTGAAGCACATATTACAGCTTCGTTTAACAACATCATTATTTCTTTAACAAACAAAAAAGGGGACGTAATTTCATGGTCATCTGCTGGTAAGCAAGGGTTTAGAGGTTCTAAAAAGAATACTCCATATGCTGCGCAAACTGCTGCAGAAGATTGTGCAAGAGTTGCTCATGAAGCTGGACTTAGAAAAGTAAAGGTTTTTGTTAAAGGACCAGGTAATGGTAGAGAAAGCGCAATAAGAACATTACATAATAACGGAATTGAAGTTACAGAAATTATTGATGTAACTCCAGCACCACACAATGGATGTAGACCTCCAAAAAGAAGAAGAGTATAA
- the rpsM gene encoding 30S ribosomal protein S13 — MARIAGIDIPKNKRGVIALTYIFGIGASRAKEVLANAKVDESIKVQDWTDDQIAAIREQVGSFTIEGELRSEVQINIKRLMDIGCYRGIRHRTGLPLRGQRTKNNSRTRKGKRKTVANKKKATK; from the coding sequence ATGGCAAGAATAGCAGGTATTGATATTCCAAAGAATAAAAGAGGAGTTATCGCTTTAACTTACATCTTTGGTATAGGAGCAAGTAGAGCTAAAGAAGTTTTAGCAAACGCAAAGGTTGACGAAAGTATTAAAGTTCAAGATTGGACTGATGATCAAATCGCAGCAATTAGAGAACAAGTTGGGTCTTTCACAATTGAAGGAGAATTACGTTCTGAAGTTCAAATAAACATCAAACGTTTGATGGATATTGGATGTTACAGAGGTATCCGTCATAGAACTGGTCTTCCCTTAAGAGGACAAAGAACTAAGAACAACTCTAGAACAAGAAAAGGTAAAAGAAAAACAGTAGCTAACAAAAAGAAAGCTACTAAATAA
- the rplO gene encoding 50S ribosomal protein L15: MSLHNLQPAEGSVKKEKRIARGEGSGKGGTSTRGHNGQKSRSGYSRKIGFEGGQMPLQRRVPKFGFTNINRKEYVGVNLDKLQTLVDEGKITDTVTLDILIANRVVSKTELVKILGRGELKAKLNITVHKFTATAKAAIEAAGGEAVTL; this comes from the coding sequence ATGAGTTTACATAACTTACAACCCGCAGAAGGATCTGTAAAAAAGGAAAAAAGAATCGCAAGAGGTGAAGGTTCTGGTAAAGGTGGTACTTCAACTAGAGGTCACAACGGTCAGAAATCTCGTTCTGGATATTCAAGAAAAATAGGATTCGAAGGAGGGCAAATGCCACTTCAAAGACGTGTTCCTAAATTTGGATTCACAAACATTAACCGTAAGGAATATGTTGGAGTTAATTTAGATAAATTACAAACATTAGTAGACGAAGGTAAAATTACAGATACTGTAACTTTAGATATCTTAATCGCTAATAGAGTAGTTAGCAAAACCGAATTAGTTAAAATACTAGGTCGTGGAGAGCTTAAAGCTAAATTAAACATTACTGTTCACAAATTTACTGCTACTGCAAAAGCTGCTATTGAAGCTGCTGGAGGTGAAGCAGTAACATTATAA
- the rpsE gene encoding 30S ribosomal protein S5, giving the protein MYQNYKNVERVKPSGLELVDHLVGVQRVTKVTKGGRAFGFSAIVVVGDGNGVVGHGLGKSKDVASAIAKSIEDAKKNLVRIPILNGTLPHEQKGKFGGAKVFLKPASHGTGVIAGGAVRAVLESVGVHDVLSKSQGSSNPHNVVKATLDALLQLRSAVTIAKQRGISLEKVFNG; this is encoded by the coding sequence ATGTATCAAAATTATAAAAACGTAGAAAGAGTAAAACCTAGCGGATTAGAACTTGTAGATCATTTAGTTGGTGTACAACGTGTTACTAAAGTAACTAAAGGAGGTAGAGCTTTTGGATTTTCTGCAATTGTTGTTGTAGGAGATGGTAACGGAGTAGTTGGTCATGGATTAGGTAAATCTAAAGATGTTGCATCTGCAATTGCAAAATCAATTGAAGACGCAAAGAAAAATTTAGTTAGAATTCCAATTTTAAATGGAACTTTACCTCATGAACAAAAAGGAAAATTTGGTGGAGCAAAAGTATTTTTAAAGCCTGCTTCACATGGTACCGGAGTTATTGCTGGTGGTGCTGTACGTGCGGTATTAGAGTCTGTAGGAGTACATGATGTATTATCAAAATCTCAAGGTTCTTCTAACCCTCACAATGTAGTAAAAGCAACATTAGATGCTTTATTACAATTGCGTAGTGCAGTTACAATTGCAAAACAAAGAGGAATTTCTTTAGAAAAAGTATTTAACGGATAA
- the infA gene encoding translation initiation factor IF-1 — MAKQPAIQQDGTITEALSNAMFRVELENGHIVTAHISGKMRMHYIKLLPGDKVKLEMSPYDLTKARITYRY, encoded by the coding sequence ATGGCTAAGCAACCAGCAATACAACAAGACGGAACCATAACAGAAGCATTATCAAATGCGATGTTTCGTGTAGAGTTAGAGAATGGGCATATTGTTACAGCACACATTTCTGGTAAAATGCGTATGCATTATATTAAGTTGTTACCAGGAGATAAAGTGAAATTAGAAATGAGTCCTTATGATTTAACTAAGGCCAGAATTACTTATAGATATTAA
- the rpsN gene encoding 30S ribosomal protein S14 — MAKESMKAREVKRAKTVAKYAEKRKALKEAGDYEALQKLPKNASPVRMHNRCKLTGRPKGYMRTFGISRVTFREMANQGLIPGVRKASW; from the coding sequence ATGGCTAAAGAATCAATGAAAGCCCGTGAGGTAAAAAGAGCAAAAACAGTAGCTAAATACGCTGAGAAAAGAAAAGCTTTGAAAGAAGCTGGAGATTACGAAGCATTACAAAAGTTACCTAAGAACGCTTCTCCAGTTAGAATGCACAACAGATGCAAACTAACAGGAAGACCAAAAGGGTATATGCGTACATTCGGAATATCACGTGTGACATTCCGTGAAATGGCAAACCAAGGATTAATACCAGGTGTTAGAAAAGCAAGTTGGTAA
- a CDS encoding DNA-directed RNA polymerase subunit alpha, with protein MAILNFQKPDKVIMIESTDFSGRFEFRPLEPGFGLTVGNALRRVLLSSLEGFAITSLRVDGVEHEFSAIKGVVEDVTEIILNLKQVRFKKQIEETDKESVSINISGQEQLTAGDLQRFISGFQVLNPDLVICNMDKSVKLNMEISIEKGRGFVPAEENKKSTAPLGTIFTDSIYTPIKNVKYAVENFRVEQKTDYEKLIFDIDTDGSINPKDALTEAAKILIHHFMLFSDERITLEADEIAQTETYDEESLHMRQLLKTKLVDMDLSVRALNCLKAAEVDTLGDLVSFNKNDLMKFRNFGKKSLTELEELVINKNLNFGMDLSKYKLDRD; from the coding sequence ATGGCAATTTTAAATTTTCAAAAACCGGATAAAGTAATAATGATTGAATCTACAGATTTTTCTGGTAGATTTGAGTTCAGACCTTTAGAACCAGGTTTTGGGTTAACAGTTGGTAATGCATTAAGAAGAGTATTGTTGTCTTCATTAGAAGGTTTTGCAATCACATCATTAAGAGTTGATGGTGTAGAGCATGAATTTTCTGCAATTAAAGGAGTTGTAGAAGATGTAACAGAAATAATTTTGAACTTAAAACAAGTACGTTTTAAGAAACAAATTGAGGAAACAGATAAAGAATCAGTTTCTATCAATATTTCTGGTCAAGAACAATTAACTGCTGGAGATTTACAACGTTTTATTTCTGGTTTTCAAGTACTAAATCCTGATTTAGTGATCTGTAATATGGATAAATCTGTGAAATTAAACATGGAAATTTCTATAGAAAAAGGTAGAGGATTTGTACCTGCAGAAGAAAACAAAAAATCAACTGCACCCTTAGGAACAATTTTTACAGATTCTATTTACACTCCGATAAAGAATGTAAAATATGCTGTTGAAAATTTTCGTGTAGAGCAAAAAACTGACTACGAAAAATTGATTTTCGATATAGACACAGACGGTTCTATCAATCCTAAAGATGCATTAACAGAAGCTGCTAAAATATTAATTCATCACTTTATGTTATTCTCTGATGAGCGTATCACTTTAGAGGCTGATGAAATAGCACAAACTGAAACATATGATGAAGAATCATTACACATGCGTCAGTTATTAAAGACTAAGTTGGTAGACATGGATTTATCAGTAAGAGCTTTAAACTGTTTAAAAGCAGCAGAAGTAGATACTTTAGGAGACTTGGTATCATTCAATAAAAACGATTTAATGAAGTTCCGTAACTTCGGTAAAAAATCATTAACTGAATTAGAAGAGTTAGTGATTAATAAAAACCTAAACTTCGGAATGGACTTAAGTAAATATAAATTAGATAGAGATTAA
- the rpsH gene encoding 30S ribosomal protein S8 — MYTDPIADFLTRVRNAIAAGHRVVEIPASNLKKEMTKILFDQGYILSYQFNDESVQGTIKIALKYDRETKESVIRKLERISTPGLRKYVNALEMPRVLNGLGIAIVSTSKGVMTNKKARQENVGGEVICYVY; from the coding sequence ATGTATACAGATCCAATCGCGGATTTTTTAACGAGAGTTAGAAATGCAATCGCTGCAGGACACAGAGTTGTAGAAATTCCAGCTTCGAACTTGAAGAAGGAAATGACAAAAATTTTGTTTGATCAAGGATATATTTTAAGCTACCAGTTCAATGACGAATCAGTTCAAGGAACGATCAAAATAGCTTTAAAATATGATAGAGAAACAAAAGAATCAGTAATTAGAAAACTAGAACGAATCAGTACGCCAGGTTTACGTAAATACGTTAACGCATTAGAAATGCCTAGAGTATTAAACGGTCTTGGTATTGCAATCGTTTCAACATCTAAAGGTGTGATGACTAACAAGAAAGCACGTCAAGAGAATGTTGGAGGAGAAGTAATTTGTTACGTTTATTAA
- the rpmD gene encoding 50S ribosomal protein L30 — translation MAKIRVKQVKSKIGRLQSQKRTLEALGLRKMNQVVEHEATPSIIGMVNTVKHLVSFEEIK, via the coding sequence ATGGCAAAAATTAGAGTTAAGCAAGTAAAAAGCAAAATCGGACGCCTTCAAAGTCAAAAAAGAACTTTAGAAGCATTAGGTTTACGTAAAATGAACCAAGTAGTAGAGCACGAGGCAACTCCTTCTATTATTGGTATGGTAAATACAGTAAAACACTTAGTTTCTTTCGAGGAAATTAAATAA